The window CCGGGCTGGCTGGTGACGGAAGACCTCGCTGCGGGGCGGCTTGTGCGTCTGTTGCCCCAATGGCGTGCGCGTGAACTGCCCGCCCATGTGGTTTACCCGGTGCAAAAAGGTTTGCCCCTGCGCGTGCGGGCCCTAGTGGATTTTATGACGGAACACGTCAAGGAGCTGCTGGCGCGGCCCTGCGTGTGCCCCGGCGCAGGCAGCAAAAAGTAAGGGTTAGCCTCGGTAAATGGTGTGCCAGGCAGCCCAGAAGCGCTACAGCAATTCCAGATGAAAGGGATTGGAGAAAATAACAATCTAACGCCACAACTCCACAAAAAAATCCTGCCCTCCCCAAACGGGATGCGGCAGGAAAACATAAACAAGGGCAGCGGCAGCTAAAGGGCTTTATACTGTACTGGCCTTGACCCTGTTGCGCCCTGTATTTTTGGCCTCGTAAAGCGCCTTATCGGCGGCTTCAAGGATTTTGGCTGCAAGCTGGGAAGGCGACACCTTTTCAAACCGGCTCTGCACCGTGGCCACCCCGGCGCTTATGGTCACATAGTTGCGATCGCTGCCCGCGTGGGGCGTTTTGAGATCACACACCGCTGCCCGCAAAGCTTCGCATACTTCATGGGCGTTGCGGTCATCGCATTCGGGCAACACCACGGCAAACTCCTCGCCGCCATAGCGGAACAGCTCTCCCCCCATATCTTCCAGCGAATCCTTCATGGCTCTGGCGACCTGGGCCAGGCATTCATCGCCTGCCAGATGCCCGTACTTGTCGTTATAAAACTTGAAGAAGTCGATATCTATGAGGATCACAGAGAGGTTGCCCGCGCGGCGGTTGCACACGGCAGCCTCTCTGCGCAGGATGGCGTCAAAAAATCTTCTGTTATACGCGCCCGTGAGGTGATCGTGAATGGACATATGGCGCAGGCGCTCGTTGGCTTCCTTGAGTTTGCGTTCCAGCGATTTGCGCTCTGTAATATCAAAATACGCCAGCGACAGCGCGGTTATGCCACCTGAGGCATTGCGGACAGGCGTGACGGAAACAGCGTAATCCCTGTTGTCGATCCTCACTTCATGGTCAGAAACCCGCCCACCCGTATCAAGATTGCAAAAGTCGCTCTGGATGTTTGCTTCCAGCTCAGGATGCAACAAAGAAATATGCGCGCCACTCGTATCAAACAATGACCGCCCGGAGAGTTGCACATGATGCTCGTTGGCAGAAATAAGCACGCCGTTGCGGTCAACAACACACATGGCAATGGGGGCTGTGGCGTAGATGGTGTCCAGGTCAATGGATGTGGAAATTCCCGCAGAATACAGGGCAATGTTGGCAATAACCCGCTCTACGCCTTTAAATCCCATCAGGCCGTAACCGTCATCAAACAGTGGCTCGCCGCTCATTTCCAGCAGAAACAGCACCCCATCGCTTTTCCGCACATAATGGCCGACCACGTTTGAAAAGGCGCGCGGTTCGCCATATTCATCCATAAGGGTTTCCATGGCCATCTGCTGGTCAGCGGCGTCCATGCCGAAAAACAGAGACTGACCTTTTACCGTTGGAATGCCAAGAATTGCGGACTTGAAAGGGACATCGTCGCAATAACACAAATCTGGCCCGGCTACCCATTCCCAGGACTGATGATTACTACTACGCTGCATTGGCGACTCGGGATTTACCCAAAAAAGAAAAGGGATTTTGACAATGGTCTGCTGGCTGGCAGGCCCATCCAAAGTTGGGGGATATCTCTATACCGATTTTTTCTGCTCAGGTACAGATGTTTTAGGGCACACGTTATTTATACGATTTCATATATATTCAATATGTTTTTATTAAAAAAATAATATTTATACAAAAAAATACTGTATTTTTAGCATTAATACAGATAGATACTAACAAAAAAAGAACTTTATACGCAGTATTTATTTAAAAATATTCTATTTAATTTAATAACTGCACCTCATTATTATAATTGCGTATGATGATAAATTTTCATTACAGTATATTTCTTATAGCGCTTTCCCAAGCGGCAAAAATATAATGCATGACATATCTATCAACCTCGTGTCGTATTGATACCAACACGCCGCAATCTCTGAAATTTTCACAACCCAGAATGCGCTGTGCTGCCCGCTGGCTCCGTTGCCTCCGGCCTACGCCCTTCCGCCCAATGACTTGGCAAAAAACTGGGCGGCACGGCGAAGTACGCCATGCCGCCCGCAGACAGACAACACCCATCAGCCAAATCGCATAGAAAAGGGATCAGGCAAGATCAGCCATATGCCGCGCCTGACCAACGCGAACCTTAAAAAAATCCGCGCCGCAGAAACTCTGTATCTAGGTACGGCTTCTGGGCAGCAGCAGATTGAGCAACACGCCCGTAACCGCCGCAAGACCGATGCCGCCAAGTTTAAACGAACCAATGCTGAACTGCATGCCGCCCACGCCAAAGATGATGATAAGCGCGACAATGATCATGTTGCGCGGCTCCATCAGATCCTTGCCAGCCCGCACCAGCGTGTTCAGGCCCACAACCATGATCGCGCCGAACAGCAGAATCATGATGCCGCCCATGACGGGCACGGGGATGGAGCCAAGGAACGCGCCGATTTTGGCCACAAACGACAGCAGGATTGAACACATGGCAGCCCAGGTCATCACGGCGGGGTTGAACACCCGCGTAAGGCTCACCGCGCCAATAACTTCGGCATAGGTGGTGCAGGGCGGGCCGCCCACAAAACCGGCAGCCATGGTGGCAACGCCATCGCCGAACATGGTGGCGTGAACGCCGGGATCTTTCAGGTAGTCGCGCCCGGTAATAGAGCTGATGGCGACAATATCGCCAAAATGCTCAATGGCCGGAGCAAGCGTGATGGGCATGATAAACAGTATGGGTTCCCAGGCGAACTCGGGGAAGGTAAACGAGGGCATCTGCAACCAGGGAGTTGCGGCAACCTTTGTCCAATCACCCACGCCGAAAAACATCGAAACAATAAAGCCCGCCGCAATGCCGCACAAAATGGGCATGAGGCGCAAAAAGCCCTTGCCCATGAGCGACACCAGCACGGTAACGGCCAACGACGTCATGGAAATCCACAGGGCTGTGTTTTCAGGCACCAGCACAACCGCGCCGTCGCCTGTTCTGCCCAGGGCCATATGCACCGCCACCGGAGCCAGAATAAGGCCGATAACCATAATGACCGGGCCGGTCACAATGGGCGGCAGCACACGCAGCACCACATCCGTGCCACGCCAGCGGATAAGCCCGCTCAAAAGAAAATACACCAGACCGGAGCAAACAAGCCCGCCGAGGGTCTGCGCCATGCCCCAGGTCTGAACGCCATAAATGATGGGCGCAATAAAGGCAAAGGACGAAGCAAGAAAAATGGGTACCTTGCCCCGTGTGCAGATTTGAAACAACAACGTGCCCACACCTGCGGTGAAGAGCGCCACGTTGCTGTCAAGCCCGGTCAACAGGGGAACAAGAACAAGAGCGCCAAAGGCCACAAAGAGCATTTGCGCGCCTATAAGACAATCCCTGAAGCGAAAATTATAGTCAGTGGGTGCAATTTCGCGCCGCGTACTGGCTGTGCTCATGGGGTCCCTCGCTACTTGGTTCCGAAGATACGGTCGCCGGCATCGCCGAGACCAGGGATGATATAGCCTTTTTCGTTCAGATGGTCGTCAATGGCGGCGGTGTAGATGTCCACATCCGGATGGGCGGCCTTGACCTTGGCGATCCCTTCGGGCGCGCACACAAGGTTGAGGCTGCAAATCTGCTTGCAGCCGTG is drawn from Desulfovibrio sp. and contains these coding sequences:
- a CDS encoding diguanylate cyclase, with translation MQRSSNHQSWEWVAGPDLCYCDDVPFKSAILGIPTVKGQSLFFGMDAADQQMAMETLMDEYGEPRAFSNVVGHYVRKSDGVLFLLEMSGEPLFDDGYGLMGFKGVERVIANIALYSAGISTSIDLDTIYATAPIAMCVVDRNGVLISANEHHVQLSGRSLFDTSGAHISLLHPELEANIQSDFCNLDTGGRVSDHEVRIDNRDYAVSVTPVRNASGGITALSLAYFDITERKSLERKLKEANERLRHMSIHDHLTGAYNRRFFDAILRREAAVCNRRAGNLSVILIDIDFFKFYNDKYGHLAGDECLAQVARAMKDSLEDMGGELFRYGGEEFAVVLPECDDRNAHEVCEALRAAVCDLKTPHAGSDRNYVTISAGVATVQSRFEKVSPSQLAAKILEAADKALYEAKNTGRNRVKASTV
- a CDS encoding uracil-xanthine permease family protein, whose protein sequence is MSTASTRREIAPTDYNFRFRDCLIGAQMLFVAFGALVLVPLLTGLDSNVALFTAGVGTLLFQICTRGKVPIFLASSFAFIAPIIYGVQTWGMAQTLGGLVCSGLVYFLLSGLIRWRGTDVVLRVLPPIVTGPVIMVIGLILAPVAVHMALGRTGDGAVVLVPENTALWISMTSLAVTVLVSLMGKGFLRLMPILCGIAAGFIVSMFFGVGDWTKVAATPWLQMPSFTFPEFAWEPILFIMPITLAPAIEHFGDIVAISSITGRDYLKDPGVHATMFGDGVATMAAGFVGGPPCTTYAEVIGAVSLTRVFNPAVMTWAAMCSILLSFVAKIGAFLGSIPVPVMGGIMILLFGAIMVVGLNTLVRAGKDLMEPRNMIIVALIIIFGVGGMQFSIGSFKLGGIGLAAVTGVLLNLLLPRSRT